A section of the Spirosoma pollinicola genome encodes:
- a CDS encoding lmo0937 family membrane protein, whose amino-acid sequence MGNLLYTIAVILIIIWLLGFLGVLGTGIASSGLIHVLLVIAVIAIILRLIQGRGV is encoded by the coding sequence ATGGGAAACTTACTTTACACCATTGCGGTGATTCTGATCATTATCTGGCTTCTTGGCTTCTTGGGCGTTTTAGGCACAGGCATCGCTTCCAGCGGCCTGATTCACGTCTTGTTGGTGATCGCTGTTATTGCTATTATCCTGCGTTTGATACAAGGTCGTGGTGTATGA
- a CDS encoding NADP-dependent glyceraldehyde-3-phosphate dehydrogenase gives MTTLELTQLFPSENQVPADYRIEPIHQREYLLNGEMRQWDGAVSDVYSPVCFPDADGKLQRKLVGSFPVTGPAEAMEALEAAVAAYDNGRGEWPQMAVADRIKCMDTFVGKMLEQKKLVVNLIMWEIGKNLADATKEFDRTVTYIYDTIDTLKTMDRNSSRFRIDEGIIGQIRRSPLGVVLAMGPFNYPLNETYTTLIPAILMGNTILFKTPKHGSLLHYPLLEAFRTSFPKGVVNSLYGRGANVIPPVMQSGKVNVLTLIGSSRVADELQRQHPKLNRLRSIMSLDAKNAAIILPDADLDVAVKECLLGTLSFNGQRCTAIKIIWAHRSIADEFLKRFGPEVSKLKPGMPWDSGVQITPLPELTKTQYLSDIIADAEAGGASIVNENGGATVASLFYPAVVSPVKEGMRLYREEQFGPVIPVVVYDDVEEFIEYLITDDHGMQASIFGTDSAKIAQLIDPLVNLVSRVNINAQCQRGPDTFPFTGRKDSAEGTLSVEDALRSFSIRSAVATKESDANKAILNDIVGHHKSTFLSTNFIF, from the coding sequence ATGACTACCTTAGAACTTACACAGCTTTTTCCCTCAGAGAACCAGGTTCCAGCCGACTACCGCATCGAACCCATTCACCAGCGCGAGTACCTGCTCAATGGCGAAATGCGCCAGTGGGATGGAGCCGTTTCAGACGTTTATTCCCCTGTTTGCTTTCCGGATGCAGACGGTAAACTACAGCGCAAACTGGTTGGCAGCTTTCCCGTAACGGGCCCTGCCGAAGCAATGGAAGCTTTAGAGGCTGCTGTTGCGGCCTACGACAATGGTCGTGGTGAGTGGCCGCAAATGGCCGTTGCCGACCGTATAAAGTGCATGGATACCTTCGTTGGGAAGATGCTGGAACAGAAAAAGCTGGTTGTGAACCTGATTATGTGGGAGATCGGGAAAAATCTGGCCGATGCGACAAAGGAGTTCGACCGAACGGTAACCTACATCTACGATACCATTGATACCCTTAAAACAATGGATCGGAACTCGTCAAGGTTTCGGATTGATGAAGGTATTATCGGGCAAATTCGTCGGTCGCCACTGGGTGTTGTGCTGGCGATGGGCCCGTTTAATTATCCGCTTAACGAAACCTACACAACGCTTATTCCGGCCATTTTAATGGGTAATACCATTTTGTTTAAAACCCCTAAACATGGCTCTCTGCTGCACTATCCACTGCTTGAAGCCTTCCGCACCAGTTTTCCGAAGGGCGTTGTTAACTCACTGTATGGACGGGGTGCCAATGTAATTCCACCGGTTATGCAATCGGGTAAGGTAAATGTGCTGACGCTCATTGGCTCCAGCCGCGTAGCCGACGAACTGCAACGGCAACACCCAAAGCTCAACCGGCTACGCTCAATCATGAGCCTTGACGCTAAAAACGCGGCCATTATTCTGCCCGATGCAGACCTCGATGTGGCTGTGAAAGAGTGTCTGCTGGGTACGCTGTCGTTTAATGGTCAACGATGCACCGCTATCAAAATCATTTGGGCGCACCGATCCATTGCTGATGAATTTCTGAAACGGTTTGGCCCCGAAGTCAGCAAGCTGAAACCCGGTATGCCCTGGGATAGCGGTGTGCAGATTACACCGCTGCCTGAACTCACCAAGACGCAATACCTGTCCGATATCATTGCCGATGCCGAAGCGGGGGGCGCGTCTATTGTTAACGAAAATGGGGGCGCTACGGTAGCATCGCTGTTTTATCCGGCGGTGGTGTCTCCGGTCAAAGAAGGCATGAGACTCTATCGTGAGGAACAGTTTGGGCCGGTTATTCCGGTAGTTGTTTACGATGATGTCGAAGAATTTATCGAATACCTGATTACCGACGATCATGGCATGCAGGCAAGTATTTTCGGTACAGATTCGGCCAAAATAGCCCAGCTCATCGACCCACTGGTAAACCTGGTTAGTCGTGTTAATATTAATGCACAGTGCCAGCGCGGCCCCGATACGTTTCCATTTACAGGCCGCAAGGATTCTGCCGAAGGCACGCTTTCGGTCGAAGACGCACTTCGTTCATTCTCGATCCGGTCGGCAGTGGCAACCAAAGAGTCTGATGCCAACAAAGCCATTCTGAATGACATTGTGGGCCATCATAAATCAACATTCCTGAGTACGAATTTCATTTTTTAA
- a CDS encoding ABC transporter ATP-binding protein encodes MLTATKLTKTYRDVQAVRHVSLSLEPGRIMALVGASGSGKSTLLNLLAGLADADAGEVRLNNERVVGPSEVLVPGHANIRLVHQEYQLMPNVSVRENIKYALRFFEKSYREYRVDQLLKLCRLTDVQDRIPRQVSGGEKQRTAIARAIADKPAILLLDEPFSHLDLPNRLIVRDLLFDMVRQDNGGSGQTSCIIVTHDATDALSIADSLGIMRDGKLIQIGSPVDVYRRPTTAYAARMTGPVNILKAKHLPTLHLPDTNNPNELVCLRPEQIHLDETGATGTIRALFFKGSHYELEVELSRYVCLRLLTTRSDMQVGQQVRIRVAAESAWYLKP; translated from the coding sequence ATGCTCACAGCAACAAAACTCACCAAAACCTATCGCGATGTTCAGGCGGTACGGCATGTTTCATTGTCACTCGAACCCGGCCGGATCATGGCACTCGTAGGCGCCAGCGGTTCGGGGAAAAGTACCCTGTTGAATCTGTTGGCAGGCCTGGCTGATGCCGATGCGGGCGAGGTAAGACTCAATAACGAGCGGGTAGTAGGGCCATCGGAAGTGCTGGTGCCGGGCCATGCCAATATTCGGCTGGTGCATCAGGAATACCAGCTTATGCCAAACGTGTCGGTGCGGGAGAATATCAAATATGCCCTCCGGTTTTTCGAGAAAAGCTACCGGGAGTATCGGGTCGATCAGTTGCTGAAACTTTGCCGACTGACCGACGTGCAGGATCGGATACCCCGTCAGGTGTCGGGGGGCGAAAAGCAACGGACAGCCATTGCCCGCGCTATCGCCGATAAACCCGCTATCTTGTTGTTAGACGAGCCATTCAGCCATCTCGACCTGCCTAACCGGCTTATCGTTCGCGATTTATTGTTTGACATGGTTCGTCAGGATAATGGTGGGTCTGGCCAGACTTCCTGTATTATTGTTACACACGATGCTACCGATGCGCTTTCCATTGCTGATTCTCTGGGTATTATGCGCGATGGAAAATTGATACAGATCGGGTCACCGGTCGACGTGTATCGTCGGCCCACGACAGCATATGCTGCCCGTATGACGGGTCCGGTCAATATTCTAAAAGCCAAACACCTGCCCACGCTGCACCTGCCCGACACGAACAATCCGAATGAACTGGTTTGTCTACGACCGGAACAGATTCACCTTGACGAAACAGGGGCAACCGGCACTATACGAGCCTTATTTTTTAAAGGGAGTCATTACGAACTGGAGGTCGAACTTTCGCGCTATGTGTGCCTGCGTTTGCTGACCACGCGCAGCGATATGCAAGTGGGCCAGCAAGTGCGTATTCGGGTTGCCGCGGAGTCCGCCTGGTATTTAAAGCCTTGA